A window of Longispora fulva contains these coding sequences:
- a CDS encoding SHOCT domain-containing protein, whose translation MRFYVRSVLGVTLLVVGLTVFVFGVYQVAKGGTCSSGGVHVSTKQCAAGSSEWMFALPVILLAGLGGLWLWTRRGPRPGTAPVAAQGWSHLSSGPTVRYVSGDAPGTRTDPIVRLGQLRALRDAGVLTAAEFDDAKAKILSEL comes from the coding sequence GTGAGATTCTATGTACGTTCCGTCCTCGGCGTGACCCTGCTCGTGGTCGGCCTGACCGTGTTCGTCTTCGGCGTGTACCAGGTCGCCAAGGGCGGGACGTGCTCCTCCGGCGGCGTGCACGTGTCGACGAAACAGTGCGCCGCCGGCTCGTCGGAGTGGATGTTCGCGCTGCCGGTGATCCTGCTCGCCGGGCTCGGCGGGCTGTGGCTGTGGACCCGGCGCGGGCCGCGCCCGGGAACCGCGCCCGTTGCGGCCCAGGGCTGGTCGCACCTGTCCTCCGGTCCCACCGTCCGGTACGTCTCCGGGGACGCTCCCGGCACCCGTACCGACCCGATCGTCCGACTCGGACAGCTGCGGGCGCTGCGGGACGCGGGGGTGCTCACGGCCGCCGAGTTCGACGACGCGAAGGCGAAGATCCTGTCCGAGTTGTGA
- a CDS encoding T3SS (YopN, CesT) and YbjN peptide-binding chaperone 1, with protein sequence MAIDDVLRTRVHGLVAGYLHGSVPSADLVDEPVAIRSGTAIVYVRLIDAEPAVVRVFSPLLREIDSGPALLAELNDLNGRLSFLRLFWRDRTVYAAAELLAETLDEPELANACDSLADAADYYDEWLGARFGGVRAFPDRC encoded by the coding sequence GTGGCGATCGACGACGTACTGCGCACCCGGGTCCACGGACTCGTGGCCGGATACCTGCATGGCTCGGTCCCCAGTGCTGACCTGGTCGACGAACCGGTGGCGATCCGCAGCGGCACCGCGATCGTGTACGTGCGCCTGATCGACGCCGAGCCGGCCGTGGTGCGGGTGTTCTCCCCGCTGCTCCGCGAGATCGACTCCGGCCCGGCCCTGCTCGCCGAACTGAACGACCTCAACGGCCGGTTGTCGTTCCTGCGCCTGTTCTGGCGCGACCGCACCGTGTACGCGGCGGCCGAGCTGCTCGCCGAGACCCTGGACGAGCCGGAGCTGGCCAACGCGTGCGACAGCCTCGCCGACGCCGCCGACTACTACGACGAGTGGCTCGGCGCCCGCTTCGGTGGCGTACGCGCGTTCCCCGACCGCTGCTAG
- a CDS encoding DUF305 domain-containing protein, whose product MKSTTLPRRAFLAGVTAVTALVLTAACGGDMGGMDHGAKPTTAGSATFTSADVTFAQMMIPHHQQAVTMATLAETRAADPELKRIAAAIKDAQAPEITTMTGWLSAWKQPTTAAGGHDMGGMPGMLTAEELAALTAASGVAFDRLFARGMIAHHNGAIAMARDEQSRGGDADARALAAAIEKGQTAEVAALRKILDRL is encoded by the coding sequence ATGAAGAGCACCACCCTCCCGCGCCGCGCGTTCCTCGCGGGCGTCACGGCCGTCACGGCACTCGTGTTGACCGCGGCCTGCGGCGGCGACATGGGCGGCATGGACCACGGCGCGAAGCCGACCACCGCCGGCTCCGCGACCTTCACCAGCGCCGACGTGACGTTCGCGCAGATGATGATCCCGCACCACCAGCAGGCCGTGACCATGGCGACCCTCGCGGAGACCCGGGCCGCCGACCCGGAGCTGAAGCGGATCGCCGCGGCCATCAAGGACGCGCAGGCCCCGGAGATCACCACGATGACCGGCTGGCTGAGCGCGTGGAAGCAGCCGACCACTGCCGCCGGTGGGCACGACATGGGCGGCATGCCGGGCATGCTCACCGCCGAGGAGCTGGCCGCGCTGACCGCGGCGTCCGGCGTCGCGTTCGACCGGCTGTTCGCCCGGGGGATGATCGCGCACCACAACGGAGCGATCGCGATGGCCAGGGACGAGCAGAGCCGGGGCGGCGACGCCGACGCCCGGGCCCTCGCCGCGGCGATCGAGAAGGGCCAGACCGCCGAGGTCGCGGCTCTGCGGAAGATCCTCGACCGGCTCTGA
- a CDS encoding DUF6153 family protein, translating into MATRLRVVMLALLILGIVGMHTLGHPAAGHGSMPAMATVGAPADHPEHAGPAVVGLGMGLDPMSVCLAVLTALTLLLVAAAASRFARGSQAVRVRVDPGRAGSSRGPPRPLLADLSVLRI; encoded by the coding sequence ATGGCGACCCGACTGCGCGTCGTGATGCTGGCCCTCCTCATCCTGGGGATCGTCGGCATGCACACGCTGGGGCATCCCGCGGCCGGACACGGCTCGATGCCGGCGATGGCCACCGTCGGCGCGCCGGCCGACCACCCCGAGCACGCCGGCCCGGCCGTCGTCGGTCTCGGCATGGGCCTCGATCCGATGAGCGTGTGCCTGGCCGTCCTCACCGCCCTCACGCTGCTGCTCGTCGCGGCGGCCGCCTCCCGGTTCGCGCGCGGGTCGCAGGCCGTGCGCGTCCGGGTCGATCCGGGCCGAGCGGGTTCCAGCCGGGGTCCGCCGCGCCCTCTGCTCGCCGACCTCTCGGTACTGCGGATATAG
- a CDS encoding LamG-like jellyroll fold domain-containing protein, which produces MTSRRELLLGVGALGAGAATLAVPGTASAATAVPGTASAVPVVGAVSGAAGARGDDPRFSLAVIPDTQYLFDADRGDPAPLEATLKYIVDHSGEHNTVFAAHLGDVVENAAAAELVAAGKVFREFDRRGMPYSVLAGNHDIDSRTDDTRGPSPYLEVFGTARFQKMATFGGATSGGYNTYHRFRAAGRDWLVFALDWRVSAGTVAWVKGVLRAHPRTPAILTTHDLAHADEAGTATLSEHGQRLWDTLIRDNDQIFLTLNGHYWPPGRTTLRNAAGNDVHVHVTNYQDRFYGGSATIRMYHFDLARATIDVETFSPWLLGQKTRDALGRAEVELTDPVNRFSVPIDFAARFAGFDPVPVRVPRPASHLVLPGTVAYWRFDAAGDRVEDRSGAGNHLTRVSLDGSESLRWTAEHHPDQPTHGSVFLAGGKRPARGSYLRTAEDAPLNAMTFTKGYTVEAFLKLPADARGDHAWMGVLSRLGRGGDAGRTGDDPAEPVAALAISDGLALQWAVWPLNRDGIATNWGHELRPERWFHVAVVNNGRTTTMYVDGAKLLRNPSTPSIGLSTVGRPWLIGAGTYDNVVEQGFYGWIGDVRIVDRALPVGSFMNA; this is translated from the coding sequence GTGACCTCCCGCCGCGAACTCCTGCTCGGTGTCGGCGCACTCGGCGCCGGGGCCGCGACCCTGGCCGTGCCGGGCACGGCGTCGGCCGCCACCGCCGTGCCGGGCACCGCGTCGGCGGTCCCGGTCGTCGGCGCGGTCTCCGGTGCGGCCGGGGCGAGAGGCGACGACCCCCGGTTCTCCCTCGCCGTCATCCCCGACACCCAGTACCTCTTCGACGCCGACCGGGGCGACCCGGCTCCGCTCGAGGCGACGCTGAAGTACATCGTGGACCACAGCGGCGAACACAACACCGTGTTCGCCGCGCACCTCGGCGACGTCGTGGAGAACGCCGCCGCGGCCGAACTCGTCGCGGCCGGGAAGGTGTTCCGCGAGTTCGACCGGCGCGGGATGCCGTACAGCGTGCTGGCCGGCAACCACGACATCGACTCCCGCACCGACGACACCCGGGGCCCGAGCCCGTACCTCGAGGTGTTCGGGACGGCCCGGTTCCAGAAGATGGCCACCTTCGGCGGGGCGACGTCCGGCGGGTACAACACGTATCACCGGTTCCGGGCCGCCGGGCGGGACTGGCTGGTGTTCGCGCTGGACTGGCGGGTGTCCGCCGGTACCGTCGCATGGGTGAAAGGGGTGTTGCGCGCCCACCCGCGCACGCCGGCCATCCTCACCACCCACGACCTGGCCCACGCCGACGAGGCCGGCACGGCCACCCTGTCCGAGCACGGCCAGCGGCTGTGGGACACGCTGATCCGGGACAACGACCAGATCTTCCTCACCCTCAACGGGCACTACTGGCCGCCGGGCCGCACCACGCTGCGCAACGCCGCCGGCAACGACGTGCACGTGCACGTCACCAACTACCAGGACCGCTTCTACGGCGGCTCGGCGACGATCCGGATGTACCATTTCGACCTGGCCCGCGCCACGATCGACGTGGAGACGTTCTCCCCGTGGCTCCTCGGTCAGAAGACCCGCGACGCGCTGGGGCGCGCCGAGGTGGAGCTGACCGACCCGGTCAACCGGTTCTCCGTGCCGATCGACTTCGCGGCCCGGTTCGCCGGCTTCGACCCCGTGCCAGTCCGCGTCCCGCGCCCGGCGAGCCACCTCGTGCTGCCCGGCACCGTCGCCTACTGGCGCTTCGACGCGGCCGGTGACCGGGTCGAGGACCGTTCCGGCGCCGGCAACCACCTGACCCGGGTGTCGTTGGACGGGTCGGAGAGCCTGCGCTGGACGGCCGAGCACCACCCGGACCAGCCGACGCACGGCAGCGTGTTCCTCGCCGGGGGCAAACGCCCGGCCCGGGGCAGCTACCTGCGCACCGCGGAGGACGCGCCGCTCAACGCCATGACCTTCACCAAGGGGTACACGGTGGAGGCGTTCCTGAAACTGCCGGCCGACGCCCGGGGCGACCACGCGTGGATGGGCGTGCTCAGCCGGCTCGGCCGGGGCGGGGACGCCGGGCGCACGGGCGACGACCCGGCCGAGCCCGTGGCGGCCCTGGCGATCTCCGACGGGCTTGCCCTGCAGTGGGCCGTGTGGCCGCTCAACCGCGACGGGATCGCCACGAACTGGGGCCACGAACTGCGCCCCGAACGGTGGTTCCACGTCGCGGTCGTCAACAACGGCCGCACGACCACGATGTACGTGGACGGCGCGAAGCTGCTGCGCAACCCGTCGACCCCGTCGATCGGCCTGAGCACGGTGGGCCGGCCGTGGCTGATCGGGGCCGGCACGTACGACAACGTGGTCGAGCAGGGCTTCTACGGCTGGATCGGGGATGTGCGGATCGTGGACCGGGCGTTGCCGGTGGGGTCGTTCATGAACGCCTGA
- a CDS encoding DUF4396 domain-containing protein: protein MDHSTHTGHAADRTWRTAISATLHCLTGCAIGEVLGMILGTAFGWSNLATIVVSIVLAFFFGYALTMRPVLRAGLGFTAAVGVALAADTVSIAVMEVIDNAFMLAVPGALTAGLTDVLFWASLAASLVIAFVVTVPVNRWMISRGRGHAVVHQYHGHQAPAGEGPKAADGHHGHHH from the coding sequence ATGGACCACAGCACGCACACCGGCCACGCCGCCGACCGCACCTGGCGCACGGCGATCTCCGCGACCCTGCACTGCCTCACCGGCTGCGCCATCGGCGAGGTGCTCGGCATGATCCTCGGCACGGCGTTCGGCTGGTCGAACCTCGCCACGATCGTGGTGTCGATCGTCCTGGCCTTCTTCTTCGGGTACGCGCTGACGATGCGCCCCGTCCTGCGCGCCGGCCTCGGGTTCACGGCGGCGGTGGGCGTCGCCCTGGCCGCCGACACCGTGTCGATCGCCGTCATGGAGGTCATCGACAACGCCTTCATGCTCGCGGTCCCCGGCGCGTTGACCGCCGGCCTGACCGACGTCCTGTTCTGGGCCAGCCTCGCGGCGTCCCTGGTCATCGCGTTCGTGGTCACGGTGCCGGTCAACCGGTGGATGATCTCGCGGGGCAGGGGCCACGCTGTCGTGCACCAGTACCACGGCCACCAGGCCCCGGCGGGCGAGGGCCCCAAGGCGGCCGACGGGCACCACGGCCACCACCACTGA
- a CDS encoding beta-galactosidase — MDRRHLLMIGALTPLAAMVATGDPAFAAAGHTFGFAADGSAFLLDGQPFQIRSGEMHPARIPVQYWQHRIRMAKAMGMNTIALYVMWNDVEEQPGVFDFHTDRRDYEAFIRLCQAEGMWVLLRPGPYVCAEWDLGGIPQYLLRNPQVKLRVRAADDPNYMAAVVRYVNALAARVRPLMVANGGPILMVQVENEYGSFGNDSTYLQEVRQAWIDAGITGPFYTQDGLSQVVANHTNVPGGAIGLSGGDAAGIAAARRSFPTVPAMGGEVYPGWLTHWGEGTFAGQNTDLSNVLRGFMNGGLSFNLYVIHGGTNFGYTAGANADDSSGNYQPDITSYDYSAPITEQGAVGPRYTQYRSIMAGYLGTLPAVPPAVPTIAGFQVTPTPYASLWDNLPAPLPASQPNPQPMEAHGQNSGFVLYRRNLPGYTTGMLDIRWVHDYATVFLNGVYQGGFSRPAIPAAVAQALNVTNGNAPLALKSSTGTPTLDILVEGMGRTNFGHALVDRKGILEQVSLTNAGPLTGTLTGWQTFPLPVDEAYVARLNPVVSAPNRPGVFFRATVTLTETGDTYLDMSGWTKGLVWVNGHHLGRYWQIGPQQRLYCPAPWLTVGVNEVLVLDLHQLQPAPITFEATLAGPGATFVVTNRRSGLVIDVAGNSQTAGTQLIQYAAHGGANQRWRLTGVAGGANTLTSASSGQLADVQGGSTADGTPVIQWPANGGTNQQWRIVPTDGDFVKLVNVRTGKPLGVTGNSTAGGATLVQQTDTGDLSQQWRLTPAP, encoded by the coding sequence ATGGACAGACGGCACCTTCTGATGATCGGGGCGCTCACCCCGCTGGCGGCCATGGTCGCCACCGGCGACCCGGCGTTCGCCGCGGCCGGGCACACCTTCGGGTTCGCGGCCGACGGCAGCGCCTTCCTGCTCGACGGTCAGCCGTTCCAGATCCGCAGCGGCGAGATGCACCCGGCCCGGATCCCCGTGCAGTACTGGCAGCACCGGATCCGGATGGCCAAGGCGATGGGCATGAACACCATCGCCCTGTACGTGATGTGGAACGACGTCGAGGAACAGCCGGGGGTGTTCGACTTCCACACCGACCGGCGCGACTACGAGGCGTTCATCCGGCTGTGCCAGGCCGAGGGCATGTGGGTGCTGCTGCGGCCGGGGCCCTACGTGTGCGCGGAGTGGGACCTGGGCGGAATCCCGCAGTACCTGTTGAGGAATCCGCAGGTCAAGCTGCGGGTCCGCGCCGCGGACGACCCGAACTACATGGCGGCGGTGGTCCGCTACGTCAACGCGCTCGCGGCCCGGGTCAGGCCGCTGATGGTGGCCAACGGCGGCCCGATCCTGATGGTGCAGGTCGAGAACGAGTACGGCTCCTTCGGCAACGACTCGACCTACCTCCAGGAGGTTCGCCAGGCGTGGATCGACGCCGGGATCACCGGCCCGTTCTACACCCAGGACGGCCTGTCCCAGGTGGTCGCCAACCACACGAACGTGCCCGGTGGCGCGATCGGGCTCAGCGGCGGCGACGCGGCCGGGATCGCGGCGGCCCGCCGTTCGTTCCCGACGGTGCCGGCGATGGGCGGCGAGGTCTACCCGGGCTGGTTGACGCACTGGGGCGAGGGCACGTTCGCCGGGCAGAACACGGATCTGTCCAATGTGCTGCGCGGGTTCATGAACGGCGGCCTGTCGTTCAACCTGTACGTCATCCACGGCGGCACGAACTTCGGCTACACGGCCGGCGCCAACGCCGACGACTCCTCCGGCAACTACCAGCCGGACATCACCAGCTACGACTACTCGGCCCCCATCACGGAGCAGGGCGCGGTCGGGCCGCGCTACACCCAGTACCGCAGCATCATGGCCGGCTATCTCGGCACCTTGCCTGCCGTGCCGCCGGCGGTGCCCACGATCGCCGGCTTCCAGGTGACGCCGACGCCGTACGCGTCGCTGTGGGACAACCTGCCGGCCCCGCTGCCGGCCAGCCAGCCGAACCCGCAGCCGATGGAGGCGCACGGCCAGAACTCGGGCTTCGTCCTCTACCGCAGGAACCTGCCCGGCTACACCACCGGCATGCTGGACATCCGCTGGGTGCACGACTACGCCACGGTGTTCCTCAACGGCGTGTACCAGGGCGGATTCTCCCGGCCGGCCATCCCGGCGGCCGTCGCGCAGGCGTTGAACGTGACGAACGGCAACGCGCCGCTGGCGTTGAAGTCCTCGACCGGCACCCCGACGCTTGACATCCTCGTCGAGGGCATGGGCCGCACCAACTTCGGCCACGCCCTCGTCGACCGCAAGGGCATCCTGGAGCAGGTGTCCCTGACCAACGCCGGACCTCTGACGGGTACGTTGACCGGCTGGCAGACCTTCCCGCTCCCGGTCGACGAGGCCTACGTCGCGCGCCTCAACCCGGTGGTGTCCGCGCCGAACCGGCCGGGCGTCTTCTTCCGGGCCACGGTCACCCTGACCGAGACCGGCGACACCTACCTCGACATGTCGGGCTGGACGAAGGGCCTGGTCTGGGTCAACGGCCACCACCTCGGCCGGTACTGGCAGATCGGTCCCCAGCAGCGCCTGTACTGCCCGGCGCCCTGGCTCACCGTCGGTGTCAACGAGGTGCTCGTCCTGGACCTGCACCAGCTCCAGCCGGCGCCGATCACGTTCGAGGCGACGTTGGCCGGGCCGGGCGCCACGTTCGTGGTCACCAACCGGCGCAGCGGGCTCGTGATCGACGTCGCAGGCAACTCGCAGACGGCCGGCACCCAGCTGATCCAGTACGCCGCGCACGGCGGGGCCAACCAGCGGTGGCGGCTGACCGGGGTCGCCGGCGGGGCGAACACGCTCACGTCGGCCAGTTCCGGGCAACTCGCCGACGTGCAGGGCGGTTCCACCGCCGACGGGACGCCGGTCATCCAGTGGCCGGCCAACGGCGGCACGAACCAGCAGTGGCGGATCGTCCCCACCGACGGCGACTTCGTGAAGCTGGTCAACGTGCGCACCGGCAAGCCGCTCGGCGTGACCGGCAACTCGACCGCGGGTGGCGCGACCCTCGTCCAGCAGACCGACACCGGCGACCTCAGCCAGCAGTGGCGGCTGACCCCGGCCCCCTGA
- a CDS encoding SRPBCC family protein, protein MPVVEATVVVPVPPELAFAVSQTTAPVRYRWDRFIRRQYFLDAATEPAKGVRTFTRSRLGVSMVSEYVSYQPPSHVGMRMVRGPWFFAVFAGGWRFAAADRPGHTVATWRYNFRCRPGWTRPAAERIGAWLLGREIRRRIAGYAGGCADPVVLAAAHRALRGPEV, encoded by the coding sequence GTGCCCGTCGTTGAAGCCACCGTCGTCGTCCCGGTCCCACCGGAGCTGGCCTTCGCGGTGTCGCAGACCACTGCCCCGGTCCGCTACCGGTGGGACCGCTTCATCCGCCGCCAGTACTTCCTCGACGCGGCCACCGAACCGGCCAAGGGCGTGCGCACCTTCACCCGCTCCCGGCTTGGCGTGTCGATGGTCAGCGAGTACGTCTCCTATCAACCGCCGAGCCACGTCGGCATGAGGATGGTGCGCGGCCCGTGGTTCTTCGCGGTGTTCGCCGGCGGCTGGCGGTTCGCGGCCGCCGACCGGCCGGGTCACACCGTGGCCACGTGGCGGTACAACTTCCGGTGCCGTCCAGGGTGGACACGCCCGGCTGCGGAGCGGATCGGCGCGTGGCTGCTGGGGCGGGAGATCCGTCGCCGGATCGCCGGCTACGCCGGGGGCTGTGCCGATCCGGTGGTGCTCGCGGCCGCGCACCGGGCCCTGCGCGGGCCCGAGGTCTGA
- a CDS encoding PHP domain-containing protein has translation MPDDRNPLPEWADPEVPETALDAQGGSRRALLVRAGLFGAGFAGLSLLEGVPAAATPAAGTPALGESPAGAGPAPAGKAPLQPDDDPDLVYLVGDHHVHSVFSHDAKYTAAQLTRRAAQFGLDWMVFTEHSNVGHANAGGALAEHAEVLKARAENPRMLVFQGLEWYIPGAEHATVFTPPGPNEAEILRQFELTFDGKLLGRTEGAPGHPDTAGNEALAVEAIRWLGERKRAGDVPDVLVLANHPSRLGIDSPHEIRAWRDADPDIMIGMEGAPGAQGAALPARGATSIRGEYENKPSARSWPGYPIEAYVTYGGFDWMTATVGGLWDALLSEGKLYSVTSNSDNHRTVLDTWRNGDWAPGANFDNTGRLPDPVDTDTPQPGSDLWPGQFSRTHVGVTGFGYAEVMAGLRAGRVWVDHGQLVDGLEVRLTDHLGRCRGATLGGRVHVRKGERLLLTITVTTASRPNYHGEIPTLARLDVIRGAVRGPAADRDSWRAPDTRVVHTADVAGRTGTYTVKVPIEGVRESCYLRVRGSDGRRNGPGLLGAAIDPHGPLPHPPGDGDPWLDTWLYTNPIFVEVKK, from the coding sequence ATGCCTGACGACCGCAATCCGCTGCCCGAGTGGGCGGACCCCGAGGTGCCCGAGACGGCGCTGGACGCCCAGGGCGGCTCCCGGCGGGCACTGCTCGTGCGGGCCGGCCTGTTCGGCGCCGGGTTCGCCGGGCTGTCCCTGTTGGAGGGCGTCCCGGCCGCCGCGACACCCGCCGCCGGGACGCCGGCCCTCGGCGAGAGCCCGGCCGGCGCGGGCCCGGCACCCGCCGGCAAGGCCCCGCTCCAGCCCGACGACGACCCCGACCTCGTCTACCTCGTCGGCGACCATCACGTGCACTCCGTGTTCAGCCACGACGCGAAGTACACGGCGGCGCAGCTCACCCGGCGCGCCGCCCAGTTCGGGCTGGACTGGATGGTGTTCACCGAGCACAGCAACGTCGGGCACGCCAACGCCGGGGGCGCGCTCGCGGAGCACGCCGAGGTGCTCAAGGCCCGGGCCGAGAACCCTCGGATGCTCGTGTTCCAGGGCCTGGAGTGGTACATCCCCGGGGCCGAGCACGCCACGGTGTTCACCCCGCCCGGCCCGAACGAGGCGGAGATCCTCCGCCAGTTCGAGCTGACGTTCGACGGCAAGCTGCTCGGCCGGACCGAGGGCGCGCCGGGGCACCCCGACACGGCCGGCAACGAGGCCCTCGCGGTGGAGGCGATCCGGTGGCTCGGCGAGCGCAAGCGGGCCGGGGACGTCCCCGACGTGCTGGTGCTGGCCAACCACCCGTCCCGGCTGGGTATCGACTCCCCGCACGAGATCCGCGCCTGGCGGGACGCCGACCCGGACATCATGATCGGGATGGAGGGCGCGCCCGGGGCGCAGGGCGCGGCGCTGCCGGCGCGCGGGGCGACGAGCATCCGGGGCGAGTACGAGAACAAGCCCTCCGCCCGGTCCTGGCCCGGCTACCCGATCGAGGCCTACGTCACCTACGGCGGCTTCGACTGGATGACGGCCACGGTCGGCGGGTTGTGGGACGCGCTGCTGTCGGAGGGGAAGCTGTACTCGGTCACCTCCAACTCCGACAACCACCGCACCGTCCTAGACACCTGGCGCAACGGCGACTGGGCCCCGGGCGCGAACTTCGACAACACCGGCCGGCTGCCCGACCCGGTGGACACCGACACCCCGCAGCCGGGCAGCGACCTGTGGCCCGGCCAGTTCAGCCGCACCCACGTCGGCGTCACCGGATTCGGGTACGCCGAGGTGATGGCCGGACTCCGCGCCGGCCGGGTATGGGTCGACCACGGCCAGCTCGTCGACGGCCTCGAGGTCCGGCTCACCGACCACCTGGGCCGGTGCAGGGGCGCGACCCTGGGCGGCCGGGTGCACGTCCGCAAGGGCGAGCGGCTGCTGTTGACCATCACGGTGACCACGGCGTCCCGGCCGAACTACCACGGCGAGATCCCGACGCTCGCGCGCCTCGACGTGATCAGGGGCGCGGTGCGAGGCCCGGCCGCCGACCGGGACTCGTGGCGCGCCCCCGACACCAGGGTCGTGCACACCGCCGACGTGGCTGGCCGGACGGGCACGTACACCGTGAAGGTTCCGATCGAGGGCGTCCGGGAGTCCTGCTACCTGCGGGTGCGCGGCAGTGACGGTCGGCGCAACGGTCCAGGGCTGCTCGGTGCGGCGATCGACCCGCACGGGCCGCTCCCGCACCCGCCCGGCGACGGCGACCCGTGGCTGGACACCTGGCTCTACACCAACCCCATCTTCGTCGAGGTGAAGAAGTGA
- a CDS encoding ABC transporter substrate-binding protein, producing the protein MRWTRRKLIVGIATATLVLATACGAPSAPRPTARNATSATELGGMDALVAAAKKERELTVIALPPDWANYGEMISRFEKKYGIRVVSAQPDYTSQDEINAARGLNGTNRAPDVFDLGVPVALANTGLFAPYKVATWRDIPEQLKEPQGLWFSDYGGYMSIGYDAGRVPAPATLQDLLKPAYRGKVSINGNPTEAGSPFNAVMAVALGTGGSADDIGPGVDFFAQLKRNGNLLSGEPNKTSIDSGKTPVIIDWDYLNTATAARLKGVLDWRVTLPANAVLGSYYVQAVNKEAPHPAAARLWEEFLFSDEGQNIWLKGLARPVRADAMRAAGTLDPAADANLPKVVGTPVFLSPAQTDAAKKYLTEHWRASVG; encoded by the coding sequence GTGCGGTGGACACGTCGCAAACTCATCGTCGGCATCGCCACGGCCACCCTGGTCCTCGCCACCGCCTGCGGCGCGCCGTCGGCACCCCGGCCCACGGCCAGGAACGCCACATCGGCCACCGAGCTGGGCGGGATGGACGCGCTGGTCGCGGCGGCGAAGAAGGAGCGCGAGCTCACGGTCATCGCGCTGCCGCCGGACTGGGCGAACTACGGGGAGATGATCTCCAGGTTCGAGAAGAAGTACGGCATCAGGGTGGTCTCGGCGCAGCCCGACTACACCAGCCAGGACGAGATCAACGCCGCCCGGGGCCTCAACGGCACCAACCGCGCGCCCGACGTGTTCGACCTAGGCGTCCCGGTCGCCCTCGCCAACACCGGCCTGTTCGCGCCGTACAAGGTGGCGACCTGGCGCGACATCCCCGAGCAGCTCAAGGAACCCCAGGGCCTGTGGTTCAGCGACTACGGCGGCTACATGTCGATCGGGTACGACGCCGGCAGGGTCCCCGCCCCCGCCACGCTGCAGGACCTGCTCAAGCCGGCGTACCGGGGCAAGGTGTCCATCAACGGCAACCCGACCGAGGCCGGCTCGCCGTTCAACGCCGTGATGGCCGTGGCCCTCGGCACCGGCGGGTCCGCCGACGACATCGGGCCGGGTGTCGACTTCTTCGCCCAGCTCAAACGCAACGGCAACCTGCTGTCGGGCGAGCCCAACAAGACGTCGATCGACAGCGGGAAGACGCCGGTGATCATCGACTGGGACTACCTGAACACCGCGACGGCCGCCCGGCTCAAGGGCGTGCTCGACTGGCGGGTCACCCTGCCGGCCAACGCCGTCCTCGGCTCCTACTACGTCCAGGCCGTCAACAAGGAGGCCCCGCACCCGGCCGCCGCCCGGCTGTGGGAGGAGTTCCTGTTCTCCGACGAGGGCCAGAACATCTGGCTCAAGGGCCTCGCCCGACCAGTCCGCGCGGACGCGATGCGCGCGGCGGGCACACTCGACCCCGCAGCGGACGCGAACCTGCCGAAGGTCGTCGGCACCCCGGTGTTCCTGTCCCCCGCGCAGACGGACGCCGCGAAGAAGTACCTCACGGAGCACTGGCGGGCCTCGGTCGGCTGA
- a CDS encoding DinB family protein: MTNPQQRSDVRPPTVDTDERTTLTAFLDYVRDAVIAKASGVTDEEGRTPGVASGTSLLGLVRHLTAAERFWFAWSHAGEDVEFDLDMRVADGETAEGLLDGYRAAIRRSNEIVAGCADLDKPAARPARPTQPAKSLRWILVHMIEETSRHAGHADILREHLDGSVGR, from the coding sequence GTGACGAACCCCCAGCAGCGTTCCGATGTCCGACCGCCCACCGTCGACACCGACGAGCGGACCACCCTGACGGCGTTCCTGGACTACGTCCGCGACGCGGTCATCGCCAAGGCGTCCGGCGTCACCGACGAGGAGGGCCGCACCCCGGGCGTGGCCTCCGGCACCAGTCTGCTGGGCCTGGTCCGGCACCTGACGGCCGCCGAGCGGTTCTGGTTCGCCTGGTCCCACGCCGGCGAGGACGTCGAGTTCGACCTCGACATGCGGGTCGCCGACGGCGAGACCGCCGAAGGACTCCTCGACGGGTACCGGGCGGCGATCCGCCGCAGCAACGAGATCGTCGCCGGCTGCGCGGACCTGGACAAGCCGGCCGCCCGTCCGGCGCGCCCGACCCAGCCGGCCAAGTCCCTGCGGTGGATCCTGGTGCACATGATCGAGGAGACGTCCCGGCACGCCGGACACGCCGACATCCTCCGCGAACACCTCGACGGCAGCGTCGGGCGCTGA